From Streptomyces sp. HUAS MG91, the proteins below share one genomic window:
- a CDS encoding nitrate- and nitrite sensing domain-containing protein has protein sequence MRPPRSTPGSGPPPTPAPLARGRRAHAGPPAAEDAATGPVPNSRPTRAGHRHLRPRTVRAKIICLLMVPVVSLLALWGYATVATTQDVARIRQAQQVDSTVRKPVIRAVTALQAEREAAVGYATAPAADRGDVLKRLGTATDRAVTALRPGRGTTVADGADLPHGMSVRLAAFVTGAERLRTVRAAVLERRTGWDTAYGQYSGSIDAAFTAVGALTGIQDPAAGSDARVLLELARAAEMLSRENALLTSARLAGDLDDTRLRLFVGAAETRRTLTDTATTDLRGPARAAWNRLAEGSAYGDVRAVEDRTLVARPGRKALADASTDTWVVAHATVQDGMRAIGADSTGGSDPFTRGLLSPAGAAVLFGLVAVVASLVISVRIGRGLVVELISLRNTALEIARRKLPQAMRKLRAGEEIDVAAEAPQGPPAEDETGQVSEALTTVHRAALHAAVERAELANGISGVFVNLARRSQVLVHRQLGLLDTMERRAEDPGELGDLFRLDHLTTRMRRHAESLIILSGAAPGRAWRVPVPLTNVCRAAVSEIEDYARVEVRHLADVDVTGAAVADLTHLLAELVENAAQFSPPHTKVRINGEPVANGYAIEIEDRGLGMGREALDEANERIHQSETLALFDSDRLGLFVVSRLARRHDIKVNLRTSPYGGTTAVVLMPTSLLHKGGAETSDAPHPPSEEERRYARVPEPEAAPMNTNPVPAPASRPALAPSAGPAPEETPHPSGVTALRLRMSAAQDGGEAADPEGLPRRVRQASLAPQLRTRPEDRPPSVRGVPEPGERTPEQVRARMASFRDGWLRGGGRPPGSDSSGGDLS, from the coding sequence ATGCGCCCGCCCCGCAGTACTCCCGGCTCAGGCCCGCCACCGACACCCGCGCCCCTCGCGCGCGGGCGGCGCGCACACGCCGGACCGCCCGCTGCCGAGGACGCCGCCACCGGACCCGTGCCGAACAGCCGCCCCACGCGCGCGGGGCACCGACACCTGCGCCCCCGAACGGTCCGGGCGAAGATCATCTGTCTGCTGATGGTGCCCGTCGTCTCCCTGCTCGCCCTGTGGGGGTACGCGACCGTGGCCACCACCCAGGACGTCGCGCGCATCCGGCAGGCGCAGCAGGTCGACTCCACCGTGCGCAAGCCCGTCATCCGGGCTGTGACGGCGCTCCAGGCGGAGCGGGAAGCGGCGGTCGGCTACGCCACAGCGCCCGCGGCCGACCGGGGCGACGTGCTCAAACGGCTCGGCACCGCCACCGACCGTGCCGTCACCGCCCTCCGCCCGGGCCGGGGCACCACCGTGGCCGACGGCGCGGACCTGCCTCATGGCATGTCCGTCCGGCTCGCCGCCTTCGTGACGGGCGCCGAGAGACTGCGCACCGTGCGCGCCGCGGTCCTGGAACGCCGCACCGGCTGGGACACCGCCTACGGGCAGTACAGCGGGAGCATCGACGCGGCCTTCACGGCAGTTGGGGCACTCACCGGAATCCAGGACCCGGCAGCGGGCTCCGACGCGCGCGTACTGCTCGAACTCGCCCGCGCGGCCGAGATGCTGTCGCGGGAGAACGCGCTGCTGACGAGCGCCCGCCTGGCCGGGGACCTGGACGACACGCGGCTCCGGCTGTTCGTCGGAGCCGCCGAGACCCGCAGGACGCTGACCGACACGGCCACCACCGATCTGCGCGGGCCCGCGCGAGCCGCCTGGAACCGTCTCGCGGAGGGGAGCGCGTACGGCGACGTACGCGCCGTCGAGGACCGGACGCTCGTCGCGCGGCCCGGGCGCAAGGCGCTCGCCGACGCGTCCACGGACACCTGGGTCGTGGCGCACGCGACCGTGCAGGACGGCATGCGGGCCATCGGGGCCGACTCCACGGGCGGCTCCGATCCGTTCACCAGGGGGCTGTTGTCACCGGCGGGCGCGGCCGTGCTGTTCGGTCTCGTCGCCGTGGTCGCCTCGCTGGTCATCTCCGTCCGGATCGGCCGCGGCCTCGTCGTCGAACTGATCAGCCTGCGCAACACCGCCCTGGAGATCGCCCGGCGCAAACTCCCGCAGGCCATGCGCAAGCTGCGGGCCGGCGAGGAGATCGACGTGGCGGCCGAGGCACCCCAGGGGCCACCCGCGGAGGACGAGACCGGACAGGTCTCGGAAGCGCTCACCACGGTGCACCGCGCGGCCCTGCACGCCGCTGTGGAGCGCGCCGAACTCGCCAACGGCATCTCCGGCGTCTTCGTGAACCTGGCCCGGCGCAGCCAGGTCCTCGTCCACCGCCAACTCGGGCTCCTGGACACCATGGAGCGCCGCGCCGAGGACCCGGGCGAACTCGGCGACCTCTTCCGCCTCGACCACCTCACCACCCGGATGCGACGCCACGCGGAGAGCCTCATCATCCTCTCCGGAGCCGCACCGGGCCGCGCCTGGCGGGTGCCCGTCCCACTGACGAACGTCTGCCGCGCCGCGGTCTCGGAGATCGAGGACTACGCGCGCGTGGAGGTACGCCACCTCGCGGACGTCGACGTCACGGGCGCGGCCGTCGCCGACCTCACCCACCTGCTGGCCGAACTCGTCGAGAACGCCGCCCAGTTCTCGCCCCCGCACACCAAAGTGCGCATCAACGGTGAGCCCGTCGCCAACGGCTACGCCATCGAGATCGAGGACCGCGGTCTCGGCATGGGCAGAGAGGCCCTCGACGAGGCGAACGAACGCATCCATCAGTCCGAGACACTCGCCCTGTTCGACAGCGACCGGCTCGGCCTCTTCGTGGTGAGCCGCCTGGCCCGTCGCCACGACATCAAGGTGAACCTGCGCACCTCCCCCTACGGGGGCACCACAGCGGTGGTCCTCATGCCGACCTCCTTGCTGCACAAGGGCGGCGCCGAGACCTCCGACGCCCCCCACCCACCGTCCGAAGAAGAGCGCCGCTACGCGCGCGTGCCCGAGCCCGAAGCAGCGCCCATGAACACCAATCCCGTCCCCGCACCCGCATCCCGCCCGGCGCTCGCCCCCTCGGCGGGACCGGCACCCGAGGAGACACCGCATCCGTCCGGTGTCACCGCACTCCGTCTGCGCATGTCCGCCGCCCAGGACGGCGGAGAGGCGGCGGACCCCGAGGGTCTGCCGCGCCGCGTGCGCCAGGCCAGCCTCGCGCCCCAATTGCGTACGCGCCCCGAGGACCGGCCGCCCTCCGTGCGCGGCGTTCCGGAGCCGGGGGAGCGCACCCCCGAACAGGTCCGGGCCCGGATGGCGTCCTTCCGGGACGGCTGGCTCCGGGGCGGCGGACGTCCACCAGGCAGTGACAGCAGCGGAGGAGACCTCTCATGA
- a CDS encoding MHYT domain-containing protein, producing the protein MGHLDHAAFGWLTPVLSYLMACIGAALGLRCTVRALNATGRTRRNWLLTAASAIGTGIWTMHFVAMLGFGVTGTEIRYNVPLTILSLVVAMAVVGAGVFAVGYSRERNRALALGGLTTGLGVASMHYLGMAALRLHGSISYDPLLVALSVVVAVIAATVALWAGLNIKSPAAVAVASLVMGGAVSSMHYTGMFAVSVRVTPSTTSLPGASAMQFVFPLAVGLGSYLFLTSAFVALSPTAHERLASASAQQALQSGTAR; encoded by the coding sequence ATGGGACACCTGGACCACGCCGCCTTCGGCTGGCTGACCCCCGTGCTGTCGTACCTGATGGCCTGCATCGGTGCGGCGCTCGGCCTGCGCTGCACCGTGCGCGCCCTCAACGCGACCGGGCGCACCCGGCGCAACTGGCTCCTCACGGCGGCCTCGGCCATCGGCACCGGGATCTGGACGATGCACTTCGTCGCGATGCTCGGCTTCGGCGTCACCGGCACCGAGATCCGCTACAACGTGCCGCTCACCATCCTGAGCCTGGTCGTCGCGATGGCCGTCGTCGGCGCCGGGGTCTTCGCCGTCGGCTACAGCCGCGAGCGGAACCGGGCCCTCGCCCTGGGCGGCCTCACCACCGGACTCGGCGTCGCGAGCATGCACTACCTGGGGATGGCGGCCCTGCGCCTGCACGGCAGCATCAGTTACGACCCGCTCCTGGTGGCGCTGTCCGTCGTGGTCGCCGTCATCGCCGCGACGGTGGCGCTCTGGGCGGGCCTCAACATCAAGTCGCCCGCGGCGGTGGCGGTCGCGTCCCTGGTCATGGGCGGCGCGGTGAGCAGCATGCACTACACCGGCATGTTCGCGGTGAGCGTGCGGGTGACCCCCTCCACGACGTCCCTGCCCGGCGCCTCGGCGATGCAGTTCGTCTTCCCCCTCGCCGTGGGACTGGGCTCGTACCTCTTCCTGACCTCGGCGTTCGTCGCACTGTCCCCGACCGCGCACGAACGGCTGGCCTCCGCGTCGGCCCAGCAGGCGCTGCAGAGCGGCACAGCCCGCTGA
- a CDS encoding methyltransferase domain-containing protein, whose amino-acid sequence MSDDPTRVQEFFSARAENWDARFPDDGPAYAAAVSALGLRPGDRVLDAGCGTGRALPPLRAAVGSSGTVLGVDLTPAMLAAAVRAGRHGDGRLLLADVSRLPLRTGALDAVFGAGLISHLPHPEENLRELARVVRPDGILALFHPIGRAALAARHGRQLTPDDLRAEPQLGPLLAGSGWRLTSYVDEDTRFLALAVRES is encoded by the coding sequence ATGAGCGACGACCCCACACGCGTGCAGGAGTTCTTCTCGGCCCGGGCCGAGAACTGGGACGCCCGCTTCCCCGACGACGGTCCGGCGTACGCGGCCGCGGTGTCCGCCCTGGGGCTGCGTCCCGGCGACAGAGTGCTCGACGCCGGTTGCGGGACGGGCCGGGCGCTGCCTCCGCTGCGTGCGGCCGTGGGTTCCTCGGGGACGGTCCTCGGCGTCGATCTGACACCGGCGATGCTGGCGGCGGCCGTGCGGGCCGGCCGGCACGGCGACGGGCGGTTGCTGCTGGCGGATGTGTCCCGACTGCCGCTGCGGACCGGCGCCCTGGACGCGGTGTTCGGCGCTGGGCTGATCTCCCACCTGCCGCACCCGGAGGAGAACCTTCGCGAACTCGCGCGCGTGGTGAGGCCGGACGGGATCCTCGCCCTCTTCCATCCGATCGGCCGGGCCGCCCTGGCCGCGCGCCACGGCCGGCAGCTCACCCCGGACGATCTGCGGGCGGAGCCTCAGTTGGGCCCGCTGCTGGCCGGTTCGGGCTGGCGGCTGACGTCGTACGTCGACGAGGACACGCGCTTCCTCGCGCTGGCGGTGCGCGAGAGCTGA
- a CDS encoding alpha/beta hydrolase, with protein sequence MRQTSFDASGSCVRWTEVAGAEPARVYVHGLGSASTVYHAHVAARPELAGRRSLFVDLPGHGISDRPADFGYTLEGHADALAAALDAAGVSGAEIVGHSMGGAVAIVLAYRRRDLVTRLVVTEGNLDPHPPLTAGSSGIASYEEGAFVSGGGYARVLEHVGPLWAATMRLTDPLALHRSAVGLFRGTEPTMRHMLEALDADRVYVQGELSGELPGAERLTASGVRVVTVPGAGHNVMFDNPDAFVAAVRG encoded by the coding sequence ATGCGGCAGACGTCGTTCGATGCGTCGGGGAGCTGTGTCCGATGGACGGAGGTGGCGGGCGCGGAGCCGGCCCGGGTGTACGTCCACGGTCTCGGCTCGGCCTCGACCGTCTATCACGCGCATGTCGCCGCCCGGCCCGAACTGGCCGGACGCCGCTCGCTGTTCGTGGACCTGCCGGGGCACGGCATCAGCGACCGGCCCGCCGACTTCGGCTACACGCTGGAGGGCCACGCGGACGCGCTGGCCGCCGCGCTCGACGCCGCCGGAGTGAGCGGGGCGGAGATCGTCGGGCACAGCATGGGCGGTGCCGTGGCGATCGTCCTCGCGTACCGTCGGCGCGACCTGGTGACCCGGCTCGTCGTCACCGAGGGGAACCTCGACCCGCACCCGCCCCTCACGGCGGGCAGCAGCGGCATCGCGTCCTACGAGGAGGGCGCGTTCGTGTCCGGGGGCGGTTACGCGCGCGTGCTGGAGCACGTCGGTCCCCTGTGGGCGGCCACCATGCGCCTCACCGACCCGCTCGCCCTGCACCGCAGCGCCGTCGGCCTCTTCCGCGGCACCGAGCCCACCATGCGCCACATGCTGGAGGCGCTGGACGCCGACCGGGTCTACGTCCAGGGAGAGCTGAGCGGCGAACTGCCTGGCGCGGAACGCCTGACGGCCTCGGGCGTCCGGGTCGTCACGGTGCCCGGCGCGGGACACAACGTCATGTTCGACAATCCGGACGCCTTCGTGGCCGCTGTTCGCGGGTGA